In a single window of the Flavivirga spongiicola genome:
- a CDS encoding nucleotidyltransferase domain-containing protein, producing MDTLKTLLYFSIFKYPLTEEEIYKFSRLTSKELMHEEIDFLLQKSIIYKFDGFYSTINDIATVHRRTEGNRMAKNIMPKAFRVAKLITQFPYVEGVSLSGALSKGYYDNDGDIDFFIITKPNRLWIARTLLILYKKIFLLNSKKYFCVNYFISSSNLEIFEQNRFTATEAITLIPVSGKAVYTSFIKENPWTKDYFPNIGPFDSSTINDYKKAWLSLLLQRILNTKIGDFLDNFFRKITLKKWHSKFGHLEKDDFEIAMKSTKNISKHHPQNFQKKVIDLLNEKYDTIRKLYNLDLHSEHA from the coding sequence TTGGACACTCTAAAAACATTACTTTATTTCTCTATTTTTAAATATCCACTTACTGAAGAGGAAATTTATAAATTTTCGCGGTTAACCTCAAAAGAACTAATGCATGAGGAAATTGACTTTTTACTACAAAAAAGCATTATTTATAAATTTGATGGTTTTTATTCAACCATAAACGATATTGCTACGGTACATAGAAGAACTGAAGGGAATCGAATGGCAAAAAATATCATGCCAAAAGCTTTTAGAGTGGCTAAACTTATCACTCAATTCCCATATGTAGAAGGTGTTTCTTTATCTGGAGCTCTATCTAAAGGCTATTATGATAATGACGGGGATATCGATTTTTTTATCATTACTAAACCCAACAGATTATGGATAGCGAGAACACTACTCATTCTATATAAGAAAATATTTTTGTTGAATTCAAAAAAATATTTTTGTGTTAATTATTTTATTAGCAGTAGCAACTTAGAAATTTTTGAGCAAAACAGATTCACTGCTACAGAAGCTATAACGCTTATTCCTGTTTCCGGAAAAGCAGTCTATACATCATTTATTAAAGAAAACCCTTGGACAAAAGATTATTTTCCTAATATAGGCCCTTTTGATTCTTCAACAATAAATGATTATAAAAAAGCATGGTTATCCCTACTCCTGCAAAGGATCTTAAACACTAAAATTGGTGATTTCTTAGATAACTTTTTCAGAAAAATCACTTTAAAAAAATGGCATTCTAAATTTGGACATTTAGAAAAAGATGATTTCGAAATTGCCATGAAGTCTACTAAAAATATTTCCAAGCACCACCCTCAAAACTTTCAAAAAAAGGTTATTGATTTGTTAAACGAAAAATACGATACTATAAGAAAACTGTATAACTTAGACTTACACTCAGAACATGCTTGA
- a CDS encoding B12-binding domain-containing radical SAM protein: MLDIVFSHSYYYKFDQKQWKNKTPYPPLGTIYAASYLREHGYTVDLFDANLLDDPKTIKPYLEIHKPKTFVLYDDGFNYLTKMCLTTMREAAFEMIKIAKEIHCNVIVCSSDSTDHYEKYLDYGADFVIQGEGEITLKELVTALENNKDTSLIQGIVFKNDDGIIKNPSRAVLKELDTLPLPAWDLVDIEAYRTIWESHGNKFTLNIATTRGCPYKCNWCAKPIYGNRYNSHSPEYIIKHIKYLVEKYHVNSFWMCDDIFGLKPNWVQQFNSNLKTEKLSISYYIQSRVDLLLKEDTIEALAESGLREVWVGAESGSQAILDGMDKGITVSQIYEATRLLKEKNVRVAFFIQFGYLKETKEDIYKTIRMIKTLVPDNLGISVSYPLPGTKFYEKVKDDLKLKTNWTDSDDLAMLFKGTFNSRFYKKLHRYVHKEYRKSQGEANLKKVLKNPFSITKSELRSILLYGYYVPSALLDKIILKNMEHNYA; the protein is encoded by the coding sequence ATGCTTGATATAGTCTTTTCTCATTCTTATTATTATAAATTCGATCAAAAACAATGGAAGAATAAAACACCTTATCCGCCATTAGGCACTATATATGCTGCATCTTACCTTAGAGAACATGGATATACTGTTGATCTTTTTGATGCAAACCTCTTAGATGATCCTAAAACAATTAAACCGTATTTGGAAATACATAAACCGAAAACATTTGTTCTTTACGATGATGGTTTTAATTATCTAACAAAAATGTGCTTAACAACCATGCGTGAAGCCGCCTTTGAGATGATAAAAATTGCCAAAGAAATACATTGCAACGTTATAGTCTGTAGCTCTGATTCTACAGATCATTATGAAAAGTATTTAGATTATGGTGCCGATTTTGTGATTCAGGGAGAAGGAGAAATAACCCTTAAAGAACTAGTCACGGCTCTTGAAAACAATAAAGATACCTCTCTAATACAAGGGATTGTCTTCAAAAATGATGATGGAATTATTAAAAATCCATCCAGAGCAGTCCTAAAGGAATTAGATACACTCCCTTTACCCGCCTGGGATCTGGTTGATATTGAAGCCTATCGGACCATTTGGGAGTCTCATGGAAATAAATTTACTTTAAATATAGCAACAACACGTGGTTGTCCCTATAAATGCAATTGGTGTGCGAAGCCTATTTATGGTAACCGTTACAATTCGCATAGCCCTGAATATATCATAAAACACATAAAATACTTGGTTGAAAAATATCATGTAAACAGCTTTTGGATGTGTGACGATATCTTTGGATTAAAACCAAATTGGGTTCAACAATTTAATAGTAACTTAAAAACCGAAAAGCTTTCTATTTCCTATTATATTCAAAGCAGAGTCGATTTACTTTTAAAAGAAGATACTATTGAGGCTTTAGCCGAGAGTGGACTTCGCGAGGTTTGGGTTGGAGCGGAAAGTGGTTCTCAAGCAATCCTAGACGGCATGGATAAAGGTATTACCGTTTCCCAAATCTATGAAGCGACCCGTCTGCTAAAAGAAAAAAATGTTCGTGTCGCATTTTTTATTCAGTTTGGTTACCTAAAAGAAACTAAAGAAGATATTTATAAAACCATTCGGATGATAAAAACCTTAGTTCCTGATAATCTTGGAATTTCTGTTTCGTATCCTCTACCAGGAACCAAGTTTTATGAAAAGGTTAAAGATGATTTAAAATTAAAAACTAATTGGACGGATTCTGATGATTTGGCTATGTTATTCAAAGGAACATTTAACTCCAGGTTTTATAAAAAACTACATCGCTATGTGCATAAAGAATATCGTAAAAGCCAAGGGGAAGCAAATTTAAAAAAGGTTTTAAAAAACCCTTTTTCTATCACTAAATCTGAATTAAGATCTATACTTTTATATGGTTATTATGTACCATCAGCTTTATTAGATAAAATTATCTTAAAAAACATGGAGCATAATTATGCCTAA
- a CDS encoding class I SAM-dependent methyltransferase gives MPNDFDIAAKNYDNVFTFSKIGSAQRQRVFNYLNPIINTTKKLSVLELNCGTGVDAIKLANLGHHVLATDVSKSMIDIAKTKETPKNLDFKIQDINTISNQTFQKQFDLVFSNFGGLNCLSKVELETFIKKTKNLLTPNGKLILVIMPKFCLWERLYFYLKGDLKNAKRRHTQKSVLANVDGAKVPTWYYNPKDVISLAKTQYKSERLKPIGISIPPSYLEGSFLSKKPFLDILIGIEKIIGFSFMAKYADHYLIELTKK, from the coding sequence ATGCCTAATGATTTTGATATAGCTGCGAAGAACTATGATAATGTGTTTACATTTTCTAAGATTGGCAGCGCACAACGGCAGCGCGTTTTTAACTATTTAAATCCAATAATTAATACCACTAAAAAGCTTTCTGTACTTGAATTGAACTGTGGTACTGGAGTAGATGCTATAAAACTAGCAAATCTTGGACATCATGTCTTAGCTACAGATGTATCTAAAAGTATGATCGATATAGCAAAGACTAAAGAAACTCCCAAAAATTTAGATTTTAAAATTCAAGATATTAATACCATTTCGAACCAAACTTTTCAAAAACAATTTGACTTGGTTTTTTCAAATTTTGGAGGGTTAAACTGTCTTTCTAAAGTAGAACTGGAAACTTTCATAAAAAAAACTAAAAACCTTCTAACTCCTAATGGAAAGCTAATTTTGGTTATAATGCCTAAATTTTGTCTTTGGGAACGTCTATATTTTTATTTAAAAGGAGACTTAAAAAATGCCAAAAGAAGGCATACTCAAAAAAGTGTTCTAGCTAATGTAGATGGTGCAAAGGTTCCAACATGGTATTACAATCCAAAAGATGTTATATCTTTAGCAAAAACGCAATATAAATCTGAAAGATTAAAACCTATAGGAATAAGTATTCCTCCTTCGTACCTTGAAGGGTCTTTTTTATCTAAAAAGCCTTTTTTAGATATATTGATTGGTATTGAAAAGATCATCGGTTTTTCTTTTATGGCAAAATATGCAGATCACTATTTAATTGAATTGACAAAAAAGTGA
- a CDS encoding B12-binding domain-containing radical SAM protein → MSLVLTHAYYLNEDPKELLIMKPYTPLGLLYISSYLNEKNVENHVFDSTFYSQEEQLAFIQNKQPKAVAIYTNLMTKINVIKLIKLLKNDSKYGFPKIILGGPDITYNCENYLNTGAHFLVIGEGEQTTLELYHAILNDSNYQNIPGIAFLENTSIKKTAPRTKIKDLSELPLPNREAIPIDKYLDTWKTYHGKSSMTVSTQRGCPYTCKWCSTAVYGQSYRRRPADMVAAELRMLKDTYKPDAIWFVDDVFTVSHKWIQSFHQEVIKQNAVIPFECITRAERLNDEILQLLKEAGCFRIWIGAESGSQKIIDAMDRRVDVDVVKEAIQKTNALGIETGTFIMVGYPGEDETDINKTISYLKAANPTHFTITVAYPIKGTSLYNEIKDKITVQPNWETSTDRDIDFTRTYSRKFYDYAVKRIVNEVNSHKEISKGENKNLLFFLKLKIKSVLANLLMKAYA, encoded by the coding sequence GTGAGTTTAGTATTAACACATGCTTATTACTTAAATGAAGACCCGAAAGAGTTGCTCATTATGAAACCGTATACGCCTTTAGGGTTATTATATATTTCGTCTTACTTAAATGAAAAAAATGTTGAAAACCATGTTTTTGATTCTACCTTTTATTCTCAGGAAGAACAATTAGCGTTTATTCAAAATAAACAACCTAAAGCTGTAGCTATTTATACCAATTTGATGACCAAAATCAATGTCATTAAACTTATTAAACTGTTAAAAAATGATTCTAAATATGGTTTTCCTAAAATAATTTTAGGTGGACCGGATATTACTTACAATTGCGAAAATTATTTGAACACTGGTGCTCATTTTTTAGTTATAGGAGAAGGAGAACAAACAACTTTGGAATTATATCATGCCATTTTAAACGACAGCAATTATCAAAACATTCCCGGAATTGCTTTTTTAGAAAACACTAGTATCAAGAAAACAGCACCTAGAACTAAAATTAAGGACCTTTCGGAGTTACCCTTACCGAATAGAGAAGCCATTCCTATTGACAAGTATTTAGATACTTGGAAAACCTACCATGGTAAAAGCTCAATGACCGTTAGTACGCAACGAGGTTGTCCTTATACGTGTAAATGGTGTAGTACTGCCGTTTACGGACAAAGCTATAGAAGACGCCCTGCAGATATGGTTGCTGCAGAATTACGGATGCTAAAAGACACTTACAAACCAGATGCTATCTGGTTTGTAGATGATGTCTTCACTGTAAGTCATAAATGGATACAAAGCTTTCATCAAGAAGTAATAAAACAAAATGCTGTTATTCCTTTTGAATGCATTACAAGAGCAGAACGCTTAAATGATGAGATTTTACAGTTATTAAAAGAAGCCGGTTGTTTTCGAATTTGGATCGGTGCTGAAAGCGGATCTCAAAAAATTATTGATGCCATGGATAGACGTGTAGATGTTGATGTTGTAAAAGAAGCTATTCAAAAAACGAATGCTTTAGGTATAGAAACAGGTACATTTATCATGGTTGGCTACCCAGGTGAAGATGAAACGGATATTAATAAAACTATTAGCTATTTAAAAGCAGCTAATCCAACTCATTTCACAATTACAGTGGCGTATCCAATTAAGGGGACTTCTTTATACAATGAGATCAAAGATAAAATAACGGTGCAACCAAATTGGGAAACTTCGACAGATCGCGATATTGATTTTACTAGAACTTATTCTAGAAAATTTTATGATTATGCGGTGAAACGTATTGTAAATGAAGTTAATTCCCATAAAGAGATATCGAAAGGGGAAAATAAAAATTTATTGTTTTTTTTAAAGTTAAAAATAAAATCTGTTTTGGCAAATTTGTTGATGAAAGCTTATGCATAA
- a CDS encoding glycosyltransferase family 2 protein encodes MLNNKKIIVVLPAYNAEKTLKKTYYDIPFDIVDDVILTDDFSDDKTIKIAQDIGIKHVIKHAKNKGYGANQKSCYKKAFDLNADIIVMLHPDYQYNPKLIPAMCTLIANDTYNVVFGSRILNGSAIKNGMPIYKYTFNRLLTFFQNILMNQKFSEFHTGYRCFKASVLQQVPFEKNSDDFIFDNQIIAQLCYINASFGEVSCPAKYEKDSSSINFIRSSKYGLGVLSVSIKYLLQKLKIFNFSIFKGL; translated from the coding sequence ATGCTTAATAATAAAAAAATAATTGTTGTGTTACCAGCATATAATGCTGAAAAAACTCTTAAAAAAACATATTATGATATTCCATTTGATATTGTTGATGATGTTATTTTAACAGATGACTTTAGTGATGACAAAACCATTAAAATTGCACAAGACATAGGAATAAAACACGTTATAAAGCATGCTAAAAATAAAGGATATGGTGCCAACCAAAAAAGTTGTTATAAAAAAGCTTTTGATTTAAATGCAGATATCATTGTAATGCTACACCCAGATTACCAATACAATCCCAAATTAATTCCGGCTATGTGCACATTAATTGCAAATGACACTTATAATGTCGTTTTCGGATCTCGCATTTTAAATGGGAGTGCCATAAAAAACGGAATGCCAATATATAAGTACACCTTTAATAGATTACTTACTTTTTTTCAAAATATACTAATGAATCAAAAGTTCTCTGAATTCCATACAGGATACCGTTGCTTTAAAGCATCCGTTTTACAACAAGTTCCTTTTGAAAAAAATTCAGATGATTTCATTTTCGATAATCAAATTATAGCACAATTATGCTACATAAATGCATCATTTGGTGAAGTTTCCTGCCCTGCAAAATATGAAAAAGATTCTTCTTCAATAAATTTTATACGAAGTTCTAAATACGGACTTGGAGTACTTAGTGTATCAATAAAATATTTACTACAAAAATTAAAAATTTTCAATTTTAGCATTTTTAAAGGATTATGA
- a CDS encoding glycosyltransferase family 87 protein — protein sequence MKNAINNTYIGLTFIFIICSLFIYKAFYFPIHDFANYYFSAFFLKGGDFTSNIYFPHYFNLKIADLDYHNIFVSYAPNTPFLALLFVPFTLCTVTVSKLMFNILGLILFLYSLKKLFEVYKIKAHYLYIIPLVFFIPLKNNFLFGQTYLILFFLLSEGFLAYKNERFFKMSLFWGFAILLKVFPIILFGLLLFKKKYKAFIYLGLSCALLLGASLIANGSEVWEFYFTSVLPKFNNGEIAKEFALNYQSMFMLLKGIFMSNTLAFSITLLLFKLIIIVISYFFTRQETSEIKTFSFWIFLTILLSPYGSSYSNILLLFLFVFYLNHLTFDYKNIVIISLFFLIANIPIHFFAKFPLPFSFPKLVLSILLFAFLIEKSFKYIRWKLSVCFISSIVLIAILLNNWKNQNQDNYPLVESQPILTYDYTVIDGLLNYIYWNQNGKNTQSTEIRTKDIDTSQVYLKSNQVFYKNKQLTFNNDNKLKPAVINDTTLIYLSDFKRGIGFYQLRYISL from the coding sequence ATGAAAAATGCAATTAATAATACATACATTGGACTAACTTTTATTTTTATAATATGTAGCCTTTTTATTTACAAGGCATTTTATTTTCCTATACACGATTTTGCTAACTATTACTTTTCTGCCTTTTTTTTAAAAGGCGGTGATTTTACATCTAACATCTATTTCCCTCATTACTTTAATTTAAAAATTGCCGATTTAGACTATCATAATATTTTTGTTAGTTATGCTCCAAATACCCCATTCCTTGCATTATTATTTGTTCCTTTTACTTTATGTACCGTGACCGTTTCCAAACTAATGTTTAATATTTTAGGGCTAATATTATTTCTATACAGTTTAAAAAAACTCTTTGAGGTTTATAAAATTAAAGCACATTATCTGTATATCATCCCATTAGTTTTCTTTATTCCGTTAAAAAACAATTTTCTTTTTGGTCAAACATACTTAATTCTTTTCTTTTTACTTTCTGAAGGTTTTTTAGCTTATAAAAATGAACGTTTTTTTAAAATGAGTTTATTTTGGGGTTTTGCTATTTTACTTAAAGTATTTCCTATAATTCTATTTGGCTTGTTGCTTTTTAAAAAGAAGTATAAAGCGTTTATCTATCTTGGTTTATCATGTGCTCTTTTACTAGGAGCTTCCTTGATTGCAAATGGCTCAGAAGTTTGGGAGTTTTATTTCACATCTGTTTTACCTAAATTCAATAATGGCGAAATTGCAAAAGAATTTGCCCTGAATTATCAATCTATGTTTATGCTATTAAAAGGCATATTTATGTCAAACACTCTAGCATTCTCAATAACGCTCTTACTTTTCAAACTAATAATTATAGTAATTAGTTATTTTTTCACAAGACAAGAAACCTCAGAAATAAAAACCTTTTCTTTTTGGATATTTCTAACCATTTTACTGTCTCCCTATGGAAGCTCGTATTCAAACATTTTGCTACTATTTCTTTTTGTATTTTATTTGAATCACCTAACTTTCGATTATAAAAATATAGTCATCATTTCATTGTTTTTCTTAATTGCGAATATTCCTATTCATTTTTTTGCAAAATTCCCATTGCCTTTTTCTTTTCCAAAATTAGTGTTGTCAATATTGCTTTTTGCTTTTTTGATAGAAAAGAGTTTTAAATACATTCGATGGAAACTAAGTGTGTGTTTTATAAGTTCAATAGTACTTATTGCTATACTATTAAATAATTGGAAAAATCAGAACCAAGATAATTACCCATTGGTAGAGAGCCAACCTATATTAACTTATGACTATACTGTTATTGATGGTCTATTAAACTATATTTATTGGAATCAAAACGGTAAAAATACGCAATCAACTGAAATACGAACAAAAGATATAGATACAAGTCAAGTTTATCTAAAGAGTAATCAAGTGTTTTATAAAAACAAACAACTAACATTTAATAATGATAATAAATTAAAACCAGCTGTCATTAACGATACGACCTTAATTTATCTTTCTGATTTTAAAAGAGGGATTGGTTTTTATCAATTGAGGTACATATCACTTTAA
- a CDS encoding MATE family efflux transporter has translation MVLKNSKILSRLKTISLYSLSQILTVFSVLLLSFIIIKYHSTELWGQYAEILIWSNFFILFLGFGSQDFLLKSFSNSPSTINQDWSTNISTRSLLLIPSIIIIYFIPIFKGLEVLIFALIGIQFINQSFKVLILFNKDFKFSIWVEFVYNLIILFTCLSIINTLDIKSLLLIISSCQIIKLICYFFYYHKEFTSISYRVKFNIIKQSLPFFIPLAVGTIRVKVDAYYGTYFFNFSTLSKYQVFISFLALAQMGSSFFLNPFLKNFYRSKDSLILKLKKRLFWYGWPFALMITLGMYIVIEYIYELHFTNLQYFLAFIYIIPVLIHVLIVNEYYKKNMQSSIAIIASILAIFQIISGYYLIKLWGINGALILKTLGQWAIILTLWFWIKKKPIMINNG, from the coding sequence ATGGTATTAAAGAATAGTAAAATACTTTCCAGGCTTAAGACTATTTCTCTTTATAGCTTAAGTCAAATTCTAACCGTTTTTTCTGTTCTTTTACTATCATTTATTATTATTAAATATCACAGTACAGAGTTATGGGGTCAATATGCAGAAATATTGATTTGGAGTAATTTTTTTATTCTTTTTCTAGGTTTTGGCAGTCAAGATTTTCTTTTAAAATCTTTTAGTAACTCACCTTCAACAATAAATCAAGATTGGAGTACTAACATTAGTACAAGAAGTTTATTACTAATTCCTAGCATTATTATCATTTATTTTATTCCTATTTTTAAAGGATTAGAAGTTCTAATTTTTGCTTTAATAGGAATACAATTTATTAATCAATCATTTAAAGTCTTAATTTTATTTAATAAAGACTTTAAATTTAGTATTTGGGTAGAATTCGTATACAACCTAATCATACTCTTTACTTGTTTATCCATTATAAATACCTTAGATATAAAAAGCCTACTACTTATTATAAGTAGCTGTCAAATTATTAAACTTATATGCTATTTTTTTTATTACCATAAAGAGTTTACTAGTATTTCATATCGAGTTAAATTTAATATCATTAAGCAATCTCTTCCTTTTTTTATTCCATTGGCAGTTGGTACTATTCGTGTAAAAGTCGATGCCTATTACGGCACCTATTTTTTTAATTTTAGTACATTAAGTAAATATCAGGTGTTTATAAGTTTTCTTGCACTTGCGCAAATGGGAAGTTCTTTTTTTTTAAATCCTTTTTTAAAAAATTTTTACCGATCTAAAGATTCATTAATATTAAAATTAAAAAAACGTTTATTTTGGTATGGATGGCCATTCGCCTTAATGATTACTCTAGGAATGTATATCGTTATTGAGTATATATATGAATTACATTTTACTAACTTACAATACTTTCTTGCTTTTATTTATATAATCCCAGTTCTTATACACGTTTTAATTGTTAATGAATATTATAAAAAAAATATGCAATCCAGTATTGCTATTATTGCTTCTATTTTAGCTATTTTTCAAATTATTTCTGGGTATTATTTAATAAAACTATGGGGAATAAACGGTGCTCTTATTCTAAAAACTTTGGGACAATGGGCTATTATACTTACCCTTTGGTTTTGGATTAAAAAAAAACCGATAATGATTAATAATGGATAA
- a CDS encoding carbamoyltransferase family protein, with the protein MDKKILGISAFYHDSAATLIMGGNIIAAAQEERFTREKHTPDFPINAIKYCLEEAGLSINELDAIIFYDKPLLKFERLLQTYYAFAPKGLISFLKAIPIWLNEKMFLKKLIYNGLKEIDEYDKKKVNLLFSEHHLSHAASAFFPSPYKNAAILTIDGVGEWCTASIGIGEGNNIKILKEMEFPHSVGLLYSACTYYLGFTVNSGEYKVMGLAPYGNPKSNEFTKFVELIKTVLIDIKQDGSIWLNQSYFNYATGLRMAKDKKWESLFGFTKRDPETKLYQHHCNFALAIQRVTEEIVLKMAREAKKVTRSDYLCLAGGVALNCVANGKLLKENIFKNIYIQPASGDAGGSLGAAFTAYFKYFDGKRGIIHNEDKMLGSYLGPEFSEKEIELMNRKVKAVYKKKKDFSQLTDLVAQKIANGNVIGWFQGRMEFGPRALGNRSIIADPTNPEMQKKLNLKIKYREGFRPFAPSVLAEDATKYFDILNDARYMLTTTSIKDELRSNLPVDYHNMPLLDKLYYKRSIVQSITHLDFSARVQTVHKETNYRYWQLIQAFKKHTGFGLVINTSFNVRGEPIVCNPYDAYRCFMSTEMDYLVIGNFVYSKTEQPNWQNKEKWRVRFKKD; encoded by the coding sequence ATGGATAAAAAAATACTTGGGATATCTGCATTTTACCACGATTCTGCGGCTACACTTATTATGGGTGGAAACATTATAGCTGCAGCGCAAGAAGAGAGATTTACTAGAGAAAAACACACCCCAGATTTCCCAATTAATGCTATAAAGTATTGTTTGGAAGAAGCAGGATTAAGTATTAACGAGCTTGACGCCATCATTTTTTATGATAAGCCATTACTTAAGTTCGAACGATTATTACAAACATATTATGCATTTGCACCAAAAGGTCTTATTTCATTCTTAAAAGCTATACCCATATGGCTTAATGAAAAAATGTTTCTTAAAAAATTAATATATAATGGTTTAAAAGAAATTGATGAATATGACAAGAAAAAAGTAAACTTACTATTTTCTGAACATCATTTATCTCACGCAGCAAGTGCATTCTTCCCTTCCCCATATAAAAATGCGGCTATTTTAACTATTGACGGAGTTGGTGAATGGTGTACTGCATCTATTGGTATTGGTGAAGGGAATAATATTAAAATACTAAAAGAAATGGAGTTCCCACACTCTGTGGGCTTATTATATAGTGCTTGTACTTACTATCTAGGATTTACCGTTAACTCAGGCGAATATAAAGTAATGGGTTTGGCTCCTTACGGCAACCCAAAATCCAACGAGTTTACCAAATTTGTTGAACTTATTAAAACGGTTCTTATTGATATCAAACAAGATGGTTCGATATGGTTAAATCAGTCATATTTTAATTATGCTACTGGTCTAAGAATGGCAAAAGACAAAAAATGGGAAAGTCTATTTGGTTTTACAAAAAGAGACCCGGAAACAAAATTGTATCAGCATCATTGTAATTTCGCGTTGGCAATACAGAGGGTAACCGAAGAAATTGTTTTAAAAATGGCTAGAGAAGCAAAAAAAGTTACGAGGTCAGATTACTTATGTTTGGCGGGTGGTGTAGCACTAAACTGTGTTGCGAATGGAAAATTACTAAAAGAAAATATTTTTAAAAATATCTATATTCAACCTGCATCAGGAGATGCTGGAGGCTCACTAGGAGCAGCATTTACAGCTTATTTTAAGTACTTTGATGGAAAACGAGGTATAATTCATAATGAAGACAAAATGCTTGGGTCATATCTAGGTCCAGAATTTTCTGAAAAAGAAATAGAGCTAATGAATCGTAAAGTTAAAGCAGTCTATAAAAAAAAGAAAGACTTCTCTCAACTTACCGATTTAGTGGCACAAAAAATAGCAAATGGTAATGTAATAGGGTGGTTTCAGGGTAGAATGGAGTTTGGTCCCAGAGCTTTAGGTAATAGGAGTATTATAGCTGACCCTACTAACCCTGAAATGCAGAAAAAATTAAACCTTAAAATTAAATATAGAGAAGGCTTTCGTCCGTTTGCGCCATCCGTATTAGCCGAAGATGCGACTAAGTATTTTGACATTCTTAATGATGCTCGGTATATGCTCACTACAACATCAATAAAAGACGAGTTGAGAAGTAATCTTCCTGTTGATTACCATAATATGCCTTTATTAGATAAATTATATTACAAAAGGAGTATTGTTCAATCCATAACACATTTAGACTTTTCTGCTAGAGTACAAACCGTTCATAAAGAAACTAATTATCGATATTGGCAACTAATACAAGCTTTTAAAAAGCATACTGGATTTGGACTTGTAATAAATACTAGTTTTAATGTGAGAGGAGAACCAATTGTTTGTAATCCTTATGACGCATATAGATGTTTTATGAGTACTGAAATGGATTATTTGGTAATTGGTAATTTCGTTTATAGTAAAACCGAACAACCCAATTGGCAAAATAAAGAGAAATGGCGTGTTAGATTTAAAAAAGATTAA